From the Pseudomonas putida genome, one window contains:
- a CDS encoding aldo/keto reductase has protein sequence MRYVKLAGCSVPAIGQGTWYMGEDPARKAAEVAALQQGIEQGMSLIDSAEMYAEGGAEEVVGQAIAGRRDQVFLVSKVYPHNASRRGVPEACERSLKRLGTEVIDLYLLHWRGQYPLEETVEAFERLREQGKIRRWGVSNFDVDDLRELHNPACATNQVLYNPAQRGIEFDLLPWSRHRGLPTMAYCPLAQAGRLLQHPVLSEIAERHGATPAQVSLAWVTRENDVIAIPKAVSAEHVRLNAAAGALTLTSEDLRAIDRAFPAPTRKQHLAMI, from the coding sequence ATGCGTTACGTGAAACTGGCAGGTTGCAGCGTGCCGGCCATTGGCCAAGGCACCTGGTACATGGGCGAAGACCCGGCCCGCAAGGCTGCCGAAGTGGCCGCCCTGCAACAAGGCATCGAACAGGGCATGAGCCTGATCGACAGCGCCGAGATGTATGCCGAGGGCGGCGCCGAGGAAGTGGTCGGCCAGGCCATTGCCGGGCGCCGTGACCAGGTGTTCCTGGTCAGCAAGGTCTACCCGCACAACGCCAGCCGTCGAGGTGTGCCTGAAGCCTGCGAACGCAGCCTGAAGCGCTTGGGTACCGAGGTGATCGACCTGTATCTGCTGCACTGGCGCGGCCAGTATCCGCTGGAGGAAACGGTCGAGGCGTTCGAGCGCTTGCGCGAGCAGGGCAAGATCCGCCGTTGGGGCGTGTCCAACTTCGATGTCGATGACCTGCGCGAACTGCACAACCCGGCGTGCGCCACCAATCAGGTGCTGTACAACCCGGCGCAGCGTGGCATCGAGTTCGACCTGTTGCCGTGGAGTCGCCATCGGGGCTTGCCGACCATGGCCTATTGCCCGCTGGCCCAGGCCGGGCGGCTGTTGCAGCATCCGGTGCTGAGCGAGATCGCCGAGCGCCATGGGGCGACGCCAGCGCAGGTCAGCCTGGCCTGGGTGACGCGGGAGAACGATGTGATTGCCATTCCCAAGGCGGTGTCTGCGGAGCATGTGCGGCTGAATGCGGCTGCCGGGGCGTTGACCTTGACCAGTGAAGACTTGCGGGCAATCGACCGGGCGTTTCCGGCACCGACGCGCAAGCAGCATCTGGCGATGATCTGA
- a CDS encoding LysR family transcriptional regulator — translation MNVKQLRAFVAVAKYQSFAQAGEHLHVSQPALSLTIKALEDNLGGALLTRTTRSVSLTAEGEVLLPLARRLLADWDDTEEMLRQRFTLQLGRVSVAAMPAFAGNLLPHSLKVFRQRYPKVNVTVHDVINEQVLELVRHRRVELGIGFEPDNSEGLNFHPLYMDRFVAVVPADSPLATQTQVTWAQLLAEDFIALQRPSAVRLLLEQNVAARHGKLAVAFESHQLSTIGRMVASGLGVSAVPALCINQMQELGARCVTLVEPAVERRIGVIALADHKLSTAAHALLEVVLSHTQTPEVTCVT, via the coding sequence ATGAACGTCAAGCAACTGCGCGCCTTTGTCGCTGTCGCCAAGTACCAGAGCTTCGCCCAGGCCGGTGAACACCTGCATGTGTCGCAACCGGCCCTGAGCCTGACCATCAAGGCGCTGGAGGACAACCTCGGCGGCGCCCTGCTCACCCGCACCACCCGCAGCGTCAGCCTGACCGCCGAGGGCGAGGTGCTGCTGCCGCTGGCCCGGCGCCTGCTGGCCGACTGGGATGACACCGAAGAGATGCTGCGCCAGCGCTTCACCCTGCAACTTGGCCGCGTGTCGGTGGCGGCCATGCCGGCCTTTGCCGGCAACCTGCTGCCGCATTCGCTCAAGGTGTTCCGCCAGCGTTACCCCAAGGTCAATGTCACGGTGCACGACGTGATCAATGAACAGGTGCTGGAACTGGTGCGCCATCGCCGCGTCGAACTGGGCATCGGTTTCGAGCCGGACAACAGCGAAGGCCTGAACTTCCACCCGCTGTACATGGACCGCTTCGTCGCGGTGGTGCCGGCCGATTCACCACTGGCCACGCAAACCCAGGTCACCTGGGCGCAGTTGCTGGCGGAAGACTTCATTGCCTTGCAACGCCCGTCGGCGGTGCGCCTGCTGCTGGAGCAGAATGTCGCGGCGCGCCACGGCAAACTGGCGGTGGCCTTCGAAAGCCACCAGCTGTCGACCATCGGCCGCATGGTGGCCAGTGGCCTTGGCGTCAGCGCGGTACCGGCACTGTGCATCAACCAGATGCAGGAACTGGGCGCACGTTGCGTGACGCTGGTCGAACCCGCCGTCGAACGGCGCATCGGCGTGATCGCTTTGGCCGACCACAAGCTTTCCACCGCAGCCCATGCGCTGCTCGAGGTAGTGCTTTCCCATACCCAGACTCCGGAGGTGACATGCGTTACGTGA
- a CDS encoding CoA transferase subunit A: MAGLDKRVATYEEALAGLTDNMTVLAGGFGLCGIPENLIAEIKRLGVKGLTVVSNNCGVDGFGLGVLLEDRQIRKMIASYVGENAEFERQLLSGELEVELTPQGTLAEKMRAGGAGIPAFYTATGYGTPVADGKEVREFKGRKYILEESITGDFAIVKGWKADHYGNVVYRNTAQNFNPLAATAGKITVVEVEEIVEPGVLLPSEIHTPGIFVDRVIVGTFEKRIEKRTVKA; encoded by the coding sequence ATGGCCGGACTGGACAAGCGCGTAGCAACCTATGAAGAGGCCCTGGCAGGCCTGACCGACAACATGACGGTACTGGCCGGCGGCTTCGGCCTGTGCGGCATCCCCGAAAACCTCATCGCTGAAATCAAGCGCCTTGGCGTCAAGGGCCTGACCGTGGTCTCCAACAACTGCGGCGTCGACGGCTTCGGCCTGGGCGTGCTGCTGGAAGACCGGCAGATCCGCAAGATGATCGCCTCCTACGTTGGCGAGAATGCCGAATTCGAACGCCAGCTGCTCAGTGGCGAGCTGGAAGTCGAGCTGACCCCGCAAGGCACCCTGGCCGAGAAGATGCGCGCCGGCGGCGCTGGCATCCCGGCCTTCTACACCGCCACCGGCTACGGCACCCCGGTGGCCGACGGCAAGGAAGTGCGCGAGTTCAAGGGCCGCAAGTACATCCTCGAAGAGTCCATCACCGGCGACTTCGCCATCGTCAAGGGCTGGAAGGCCGACCACTACGGCAACGTGGTGTACCGCAACACCGCGCAGAACTTCAACCCACTGGCGGCCACCGCCGGCAAGATCACCGTGGTCGAAGTGGAAGAAATCGTCGAGCCTGGCGTGCTGCTGCCCAGCGAGATCCATACCCCGGGCATCTTCGTCGACAGGGTGATCGTCGGCACCTTCGAAAAACGCATCGAAAAGCGCACCGTCAAGGCCTGA
- a CDS encoding CoA transferase subunit B has protein sequence MALTREQMAQRVARELKDGYYVNLGIGIPTLVANYVPADMDVMLQSENGLLGMGEFPTESTIDADMINAGKQTVTARRGASIFDSAQSFAMIRGGHVDLTVLGAFEVDVEGNIASWMIPGKLVKGMGGAMDLVAGADNIIVTMTHASKDGESKLLPRCSLPLTGAGCIRKVLTDLAYLEIEDGAFILRETAPGVSVEEIIEKTAGKLIVPDDVKEMTF, from the coding sequence ATGGCACTGACCCGCGAACAGATGGCGCAACGCGTCGCCCGTGAACTGAAGGACGGCTACTACGTCAACCTCGGCATCGGCATCCCGACCCTGGTGGCCAACTATGTACCGGCCGACATGGACGTGATGCTGCAGTCCGAAAACGGCCTGCTCGGCATGGGCGAATTCCCCACCGAAAGCACCATCGATGCCGACATGATCAACGCCGGCAAACAGACTGTTACCGCCCGCCGTGGCGCGTCGATCTTCGACTCGGCGCAATCGTTCGCCATGATCCGTGGCGGCCACGTCGACCTGACCGTACTGGGCGCTTTCGAGGTGGACGTGGAAGGCAACATCGCCTCGTGGATGATCCCCGGCAAGCTGGTCAAGGGCATGGGCGGCGCCATGGACCTGGTGGCCGGTGCCGACAACATCATCGTCACCATGACCCACGCCTCCAAGGATGGTGAGTCGAAGCTGCTGCCGCGCTGCAGCCTGCCGCTGACCGGTGCCGGCTGCATCCGCAAGGTGCTGACCGACCTGGCCTACCTGGAGATCGAGGACGGCGCCTTCATCCTGCGCGAGACCGCGCCGGGGGTGAGCGTTGAAGAAATCATCGAGAAAACCGCCGGCAAGCTGATCGTGCCGGACGATGTCAAGGAAATGACCTTCTAA
- a CDS encoding short-chain fatty acid transporter → MAAEIQDSRSARFALRCSNWAERWFPDSWVFAALAVLLVCIGALAMGAKPTDTAKAFGDGFWSLIPFTMQMAFVVIGGYVVASSPPAARLIDRLARIPKNGRSAVCWVALISMLASLLNWGLSLVFGGLLVRALARRTELKMDYRAAGAAAYLGLGAVWALGLSSSAAQLQANPASLPPSILSITGVIPFTETIFLWQSGVMLAALVIVSLVIAYATAPGPNSARSAEDCGVDPSFTAPPAPKRTRPGEWLEHSPILILMLVALAAGWLYQEFATKPAITAISGLNTYNLLFIMLGALLHWRPRSFLDAVARAVPTTTGVLIQFPLYGSIAAILTQVKGVDEQTLAHHISLFFTQIATHDTYALLMGVYSAVLGFFIPSGGGKWIIEAPYVMLVANDLKYHLGWAVQIYNAAEALPNLINPFYMLPLLGVLGLKARDLIGFSFVQLLVHVPLVLVLLWALGTTLQYVSPVMP, encoded by the coding sequence GTGGCCGCTGAAATCCAAGACAGCCGCTCCGCCCGCTTTGCCCTGCGCTGTTCCAACTGGGCTGAACGCTGGTTCCCCGACTCCTGGGTATTCGCCGCCCTTGCCGTGTTGCTGGTGTGCATCGGCGCGCTGGCCATGGGCGCCAAGCCGACCGACACCGCCAAAGCCTTCGGCGATGGCTTCTGGAGCTTGATCCCGTTCACCATGCAGATGGCCTTCGTGGTCATCGGTGGTTACGTAGTGGCCAGCTCGCCACCCGCAGCCCGGCTGATCGACCGCCTGGCGCGCATCCCCAAGAATGGTCGCTCGGCCGTGTGCTGGGTCGCGCTGATCTCGATGCTGGCCTCGCTGCTCAACTGGGGGCTGTCGCTGGTGTTCGGCGGCCTGCTGGTCCGTGCCCTGGCCCGTCGCACCGAACTGAAGATGGACTACCGCGCCGCAGGTGCCGCTGCGTACCTGGGCCTGGGTGCTGTGTGGGCGTTGGGGCTGTCGTCCTCGGCCGCGCAGTTGCAGGCCAACCCGGCCAGCTTGCCGCCATCGATCTTGTCGATCACCGGCGTGATCCCGTTCACCGAGACCATTTTCCTCTGGCAATCCGGCGTGATGCTGGCAGCCCTGGTGATCGTCTCGCTGGTGATCGCCTACGCGACGGCCCCCGGCCCGAACAGTGCGCGCAGCGCCGAAGACTGTGGCGTCGATCCCAGCTTCACTGCACCGCCGGCGCCCAAGCGTACCCGCCCAGGTGAATGGCTGGAACACAGCCCGATCCTGATCCTGATGCTGGTGGCCCTGGCCGCCGGCTGGCTGTACCAGGAGTTCGCCACCAAGCCGGCGATCACCGCGATTTCCGGGTTGAACACCTACAACTTGCTGTTCATCATGCTCGGGGCCTTGCTCCACTGGCGCCCGCGCAGCTTCCTGGATGCTGTGGCCCGCGCCGTGCCGACCACCACCGGGGTGCTGATCCAGTTCCCGCTGTACGGCTCGATCGCTGCGATCCTCACCCAGGTCAAAGGCGTGGATGAACAGACTCTGGCCCACCACATCTCGCTGTTCTTTACCCAGATCGCCACCCATGACACCTATGCACTGCTGATGGGCGTGTACTCGGCGGTGCTGGGCTTCTTCATACCGTCGGGCGGTGGCAAGTGGATCATCGAAGCGCCGTACGTGATGCTGGTGGCCAATGACCTGAAATACCACCTGGGCTGGGCGGTGCAGATCTACAACGCTGCCGAAGCGCTGCCGAACCTGATCAACCCGTTCTACATGCTGCCGCTGCTGGGCGTGCTGGGGCTCAAGGCGCGTGATCTGATTGGCTTCTCGTTCGTGCAGTTGCTGGTGCATGTGCCGCTGGTGCTGGTGTTGCTGTGGGCACTGGGCACCACCTTGCAATATGTGTCACCGGTAATGCCTTGA
- a CDS encoding dihydrodipicolinate synthase family protein, translating to MTTEFHGIIGYTITPFSAGGEELDLPALGHSIERLIDGGVQAIAPLGSTGEGAYLSDSEWQQVAEYSLAQIGKRVPSIVSVSDLTTAGAVRRARFAQAQGADAVMVLPAAYWKLSEAEILQHYRAIGDAIDIPIMLYNNPATSGTDMSVELILRIVREVANVTMVKESTGDIQRMHKLQLLGEGQVPFYNGCNPLALEAFVAGAKGWCTAAPNLIPALNQALYQAVLEGDLVRSKALFYRQLPLLDFILKGGLPATIKAGLGLTGLPVGEPRRPVFGLDEPGRATLAALLAELAE from the coding sequence ATGACTACTGAATTCCACGGCATCATCGGCTACACCATCACCCCCTTCAGCGCCGGCGGCGAAGAGCTCGACCTGCCCGCACTGGGCCATTCCATCGAACGCCTGATCGACGGCGGCGTGCAAGCCATTGCGCCATTGGGCAGCACCGGCGAAGGCGCCTACCTCAGCGACAGCGAATGGCAGCAGGTGGCCGAGTATAGCCTTGCCCAGATCGGCAAGCGGGTGCCCAGCATCGTCAGCGTGTCCGACCTGACCACCGCCGGTGCCGTGCGCCGCGCCCGCTTTGCCCAGGCCCAGGGCGCCGACGCGGTGATGGTACTGCCGGCCGCCTACTGGAAACTCAGCGAAGCCGAGATCCTCCAGCACTACCGCGCCATCGGTGACGCCATCGATATCCCGATCATGCTCTACAACAACCCTGCCACCAGCGGCACCGACATGTCGGTGGAGCTGATTCTGCGTATCGTCCGCGAAGTGGCCAATGTGACCATGGTCAAAGAGAGCACCGGCGACATCCAGCGCATGCACAAGCTGCAGTTGCTGGGTGAAGGCCAGGTGCCGTTCTACAACGGCTGCAATCCGCTGGCGCTGGAAGCGTTCGTGGCGGGGGCCAAAGGCTGGTGCACGGCGGCGCCCAACCTGATTCCGGCGCTGAACCAAGCGCTTTACCAGGCTGTGCTCGAGGGGGACCTGGTGCGGTCCAAAGCGCTGTTCTACCGGCAGTTGCCGTTGCTCGACTTCATTCTCAAGGGCGGGTTGCCGGCAACCATCAAGGCTGGGCTGGGACTGACCGGGTTGCCGGTGGGTGAGCCACGTCGGCCGGTGTTCGGACTGGATGAGCCAGGACGAGCGACCCTGGCGGCATTGTTGGCAGAACTGGCGGAATGA
- a CDS encoding aldolase yields the protein MAKTLTHSKDQLVQQALTQMQGSLADNTWTVREKLALTCRILFDHGHDSGLAGQISARGPQPGTFYTQQLGLGFDEISASNLLLVNEDLEVLEGQGMPNPANRFHSWVYRARPDVNCIIHTHPTHVAALSMLEVPLQVSHMDLCPLYDDCAFLEAWPGVPVGNEEGEIISTVLGDKRAILLSHHGQLSTGTSIEQACVYAQLIERAARLQLLAMSAGTLKPIAPALGREAHDWIDRPKRHAAAFNYFARQSLRAHADCLN from the coding sequence ATGGCCAAGACCCTGACACACAGCAAGGACCAACTGGTCCAGCAGGCGCTGACGCAGATGCAAGGCTCGCTTGCCGATAATACGTGGACTGTGCGAGAAAAGCTGGCCCTGACCTGCCGAATTCTGTTCGACCATGGCCACGACTCCGGTCTGGCCGGGCAGATCAGTGCCCGCGGCCCGCAACCTGGCACCTTCTACACCCAGCAACTGGGCCTGGGTTTCGATGAAATCAGCGCCAGCAACCTGCTGTTGGTCAATGAGGACCTCGAAGTGCTCGAAGGCCAAGGCATGCCCAACCCGGCCAATCGCTTCCACAGCTGGGTGTACCGCGCCCGCCCGGACGTGAACTGCATCATCCACACCCACCCGACCCACGTCGCCGCACTGTCGATGCTGGAAGTGCCGCTGCAGGTCTCGCACATGGACCTGTGCCCGCTGTACGACGATTGCGCCTTCCTCGAAGCCTGGCCAGGCGTGCCGGTGGGCAACGAGGAAGGCGAAATCATCAGCACCGTGCTGGGGGACAAGCGCGCCATCTTGCTCTCGCACCATGGCCAGCTGTCCACCGGCACCAGCATCGAGCAGGCCTGCGTGTATGCCCAACTGATCGAGCGCGCGGCGCGCCTGCAACTGCTGGCGATGTCGGCCGGCACCCTCAAGCCCATCGCCCCGGCACTGGGCCGCGAAGCCCACGACTGGATCGACCGGCCCAAGCGCCACGCCGCTGCCTTCAACTATTTTGCCCGGCAAAGCCTGCGTGCCCACGCCGACTGCCTGAACTGA
- a CDS encoding helix-turn-helix domain-containing protein, translated as MPNRLKLLRKKLGVTLETLAEKSGMTKSYLSKVERGLNTPSIAAALKLARALNVNVEELFAEEQAGQSRYSLVRQGERQALVGDGHGPGYAALTRQFGQHCLLPFLIQPPTEFSDPTFKEHEGEEFLFVHAGQVEVDFMNERVLLEQGDALHFNAQTPHRLRSVGEQPAQLLVVVQHSSE; from the coding sequence ATGCCTAACCGATTGAAATTGTTAAGAAAAAAACTTGGCGTCACGCTTGAGACGCTGGCCGAAAAATCCGGGATGACCAAGAGTTACCTGTCCAAGGTGGAGCGTGGCCTGAACACGCCATCGATCGCTGCAGCGCTCAAGCTGGCCCGGGCTTTGAACGTCAATGTCGAAGAGCTGTTCGCCGAGGAGCAGGCCGGGCAGAGCCGCTACAGCCTGGTACGCCAGGGCGAGCGCCAGGCGCTGGTGGGCGATGGCCATGGGCCGGGCTATGCGGCGTTGACCCGCCAGTTCGGGCAGCACTGCCTGTTGCCGTTCCTGATCCAGCCGCCGACCGAGTTCAGCGACCCGACCTTCAAGGAGCATGAGGGTGAGGAATTTCTGTTCGTCCACGCCGGCCAGGTGGAGGTCGACTTCATGAATGAACGGGTGTTGCTGGAGCAGGGCGATGCGCTGCACTTCAATGCACAGACACCGCACCGCCTGCGTTCGGTCGGCGAACAGCCGGCGCAGCTGCTGGTGGTGGTGCAGCACAGCAGCGAATGA
- a CDS encoding helix-turn-helix transcriptional regulator, whose translation MIEVSRFWRDPALPFVEARRVGDGRKVCYAAHSHESFSIGVITGGCSTYLSGASQVEVMAGTTVLMNPGVVHTCNPIAGQPWSYLMLFVDLPWLRARGFVLPVQTVSTSPDLYSHLLQVFADLFDNELADREDRLERFFRDLPRYLQPLVDEARVDHPQLDAAAAFIRAHRTDPLSLGDVCAACGLSRAYLIRAFRQRFGLTPHGYLLDQRVQHARALLRKGRAIAEVAQEAGFADQAHLQRAFKQHLATTPGHYRTGGLK comes from the coding sequence ATGATCGAAGTGTCGCGGTTCTGGCGGGACCCGGCATTGCCCTTCGTCGAGGCCCGGCGCGTGGGGGATGGGCGCAAGGTCTGTTATGCCGCCCATTCCCATGAGAGCTTTTCCATCGGCGTGATCACCGGTGGTTGCAGTACCTACCTGAGTGGCGCCAGTCAGGTCGAGGTCATGGCCGGCACCACGGTGTTGATGAACCCAGGTGTGGTGCACACCTGCAACCCGATCGCCGGCCAGCCCTGGTCGTACCTGATGCTGTTCGTCGACCTCCCGTGGCTGCGCGCTCGGGGCTTCGTACTGCCAGTGCAGACAGTCAGTACTTCGCCGGATTTGTACAGCCACTTGCTGCAAGTGTTTGCCGACCTGTTCGACAACGAGCTGGCCGATCGTGAAGATCGCCTGGAGCGTTTTTTTCGCGACCTCCCACGCTATTTGCAGCCATTGGTAGATGAAGCGCGAGTGGACCATCCGCAACTGGACGCGGCAGCGGCGTTCATCCGGGCTCATCGCACAGACCCGCTGAGCCTTGGGGACGTCTGCGCCGCCTGTGGCTTGTCACGCGCTTATCTGATTCGGGCATTCCGCCAGCGCTTTGGCCTTACTCCACACGGTTACCTGCTGGATCAACGGGTGCAGCATGCACGGGCGCTATTGCGCAAGGGAAGGGCAATCGCCGAGGTGGCGCAGGAGGCGGGGTTCGCCGATCAGGCGCACCTGCAGCGGGCGTTCAAGCAGCACCTGGCGACGACGCCTGGGCATTACCGCACCGGTGGCCTCAAATAA
- a CDS encoding LysE family translocator → MSLSLSMAAFALAASISPGPVNVVALGSGARHGLRASLWHVTGATLGFCLLLVLVGLGLHELLLRWPLLGVALHWGGVAFLLYMAWKLASDDGQLGGSDQLRAPSAWQGAAMQWLNPKAWLAAVAGVGAYTGGEQQLLWLFTWIYGPICFVSVACWAWAGSVIGQYLRKPRYLQLLNRVLAVLLVGSAIFLII, encoded by the coding sequence ATGAGCCTGTCCCTTTCAATGGCCGCATTCGCCCTTGCTGCATCGATTTCTCCCGGGCCGGTCAATGTCGTCGCCCTCGGAAGCGGTGCCCGTCACGGCCTGCGGGCGAGCCTGTGGCATGTGACGGGCGCGACGCTGGGCTTCTGCCTGCTGTTGGTGCTGGTTGGCCTGGGCTTGCACGAACTGCTGTTACGCTGGCCGTTGCTGGGCGTGGCGCTGCATTGGGGAGGCGTGGCATTTTTGCTGTACATGGCCTGGAAGCTGGCCAGCGACGATGGCCAGCTGGGAGGCTCAGATCAGCTGCGTGCACCTTCGGCCTGGCAGGGTGCGGCGATGCAATGGCTGAACCCCAAGGCCTGGTTGGCAGCGGTGGCGGGCGTGGGTGCCTATACCGGTGGCGAACAGCAACTGCTGTGGTTGTTCACCTGGATCTACGGGCCGATCTGTTTCGTTTCAGTAGCCTGCTGGGCCTGGGCCGGAAGTGTGATCGGGCAGTATCTGCGCAAGCCGCGTTATTTGCAGTTGCTCAATCGGGTGCTGGCCGTGTTACTGGTGGGAAGTGCGATCTTTCTGATTATTTGA
- a CDS encoding TerC family protein, which produces MEWLADPTAWLGLLTLIVLELVLGIDNLVFIAILADKLPPHQRDRARVIGLSLALIMRLGLLASISWMVTLTAPLFEVFGKSFSGRDLIMLFGGVFLLFKATMELHERLEGHVTQATGAVRHALFWPIVAQIVVLDAVFSLDAVITAVGMVEELSVMMIAVIFSIGIMIVASKPLTRFVNAHPTVIMLCLGFLMMIGFSLTAEGLGFHIPKGYLYAAIGFSILIELFNQLARARRKRSLQQHRPLRERTAHAVLRLLGGRRVEADELGEEIADLVEGGEEQVLFDRRERVMISGVLNLAERPIRTVMTARAEVDVIDLAQPAHAITEALANSPYSRLPLIRNGHIEEPLGFVHKKELLKELLSGNQPDLERMARAPLNLLESFSILNALEQMRSQSTHIAFVINEFGDFTGLLTMTDILESIAGELPDASEVEGPAIVEEGGSFVVSGALNLSQVQARTGFSARATEDYQTLAGLVMSLLDRLPVVGDQLAWNGWSMTVVAVEERRVRQVRLTPSADADAAGA; this is translated from the coding sequence ATGGAATGGCTAGCCGATCCCACGGCCTGGCTAGGCCTGTTGACGCTTATCGTCCTCGAGCTGGTGCTCGGTATCGACAACCTGGTGTTCATCGCCATCCTCGCTGACAAGCTGCCGCCGCATCAGCGCGACCGCGCGCGGGTCATCGGCCTGAGCCTGGCGCTGATCATGCGCCTGGGCCTGCTGGCCAGTATCTCGTGGATGGTCACCCTGACCGCGCCGCTGTTCGAGGTGTTCGGCAAGAGCTTCTCCGGCCGCGACCTGATCATGCTGTTCGGTGGTGTGTTCCTGCTGTTCAAGGCCACCATGGAATTGCACGAGCGCCTGGAAGGGCACGTCACCCAGGCTACGGGTGCCGTGCGTCATGCCTTGTTCTGGCCGATCGTGGCGCAGATCGTCGTGCTTGACGCGGTGTTCTCGCTGGACGCGGTGATCACGGCAGTAGGCATGGTCGAAGAATTGTCGGTGATGATGATCGCGGTGATCTTCTCGATCGGCATCATGATCGTCGCCAGCAAACCGCTGACCCGCTTCGTCAATGCCCATCCGACGGTGATCATGCTGTGCCTGGGCTTCCTGATGATGATCGGTTTCAGCCTGACCGCCGAAGGCCTGGGCTTCCATATCCCGAAAGGTTACCTGTACGCGGCCATCGGTTTCTCGATCCTCATCGAGCTGTTCAACCAGCTGGCCCGTGCCCGCCGCAAGCGCAGCCTGCAGCAGCATCGGCCATTGCGTGAGCGTACCGCACATGCCGTGCTGCGGCTGCTGGGTGGCCGCCGGGTCGAAGCTGACGAGCTGGGCGAAGAAATCGCCGACCTGGTCGAAGGTGGCGAGGAGCAGGTGCTGTTCGACCGCCGTGAGCGGGTGATGATCAGCGGCGTGCTGAACCTGGCCGAGCGGCCGATCCGCACGGTGATGACCGCACGTGCCGAAGTCGACGTGATCGACCTGGCGCAACCCGCGCACGCCATCACCGAAGCGCTGGCCAACTCGCCGTACTCGCGCCTGCCGCTGATCCGCAACGGGCATATCGAGGAACCGCTGGGCTTCGTGCACAAGAAGGAGCTGCTCAAGGAGCTGCTGTCCGGCAACCAGCCAGACCTTGAGCGCATGGCGCGGGCGCCGTTGAACCTGCTGGAGAGCTTCAGCATCCTCAACGCCCTGGAGCAGATGCGCAGCCAGTCGACGCACATTGCTTTCGTGATCAACGAGTTCGGTGATTTCACAGGCCTGCTGACCATGACCGACATCCTCGAGTCGATCGCCGGTGAGCTGCCGGATGCCAGCGAGGTTGAAGGCCCGGCGATCGTCGAGGAGGGTGGCAGTTTTGTCGTCAGCGGCGCCCTGAACCTGAGCCAGGTCCAGGCGCGTACAGGCTTCAGCGCCCGCGCCACCGAGGACTACCAGACCCTGGCGGGCCTGGTGATGAGCTTGCTGGACCGCCTGCCGGTGGTGGGTGACCAGCTGGCCTGGAACGGCTGGAGCATGACCGTGGTGGCGGTGGAGGAGCGCCGGGTGCGCCAGGTGCGCCTTACACCGAGCGCCGACGCTGACGCAGCAGGTGCTTGA
- the rarD gene encoding EamA family transporter RarD yields the protein MSKGIISSVMASCLFAVMYFYTSLLSPLDGEEIFGWRTLLTLPCLTLFMLVSKDWKRVGELLARVRQTPILLLGMVGTSWLMGVQLWLFLWAPLHGRSLEVSMGYFLLPLAMVLTGRLVYGERLSRLQKVAVSCAALGVGHELYQNGSFAWETLLVTIGYPIYFVLRRRCRTDHLGGLWCDMCLLLPWAVYFVTQGPLSAADLHQHPGLYGLIPLLGAISACALIAYVLASRLLPFSLFGLLSYVEPVLLVGVALLLGETIGPDQWLTYLPIWAAVLVLVLEGFKHLLRQRRRSV from the coding sequence GTGTCAAAAGGCATTATTTCGTCGGTCATGGCGTCCTGTCTGTTCGCTGTGATGTATTTCTATACCTCCTTGCTGTCGCCGCTCGATGGCGAAGAGATCTTTGGCTGGCGCACCTTGCTCACCCTGCCCTGCCTCACCCTGTTCATGCTGGTCAGCAAGGACTGGAAACGCGTCGGCGAACTGCTCGCCCGCGTGCGTCAGACGCCGATCCTGCTGTTGGGCATGGTCGGTACGTCGTGGTTGATGGGGGTGCAGCTGTGGCTGTTCCTCTGGGCGCCGCTGCACGGGCGCAGCCTGGAAGTGTCGATGGGCTATTTCCTGCTGCCGCTGGCCATGGTGCTGACCGGGCGCCTGGTGTATGGCGAGCGCCTGTCACGCCTGCAGAAAGTGGCGGTCAGCTGCGCCGCGCTGGGCGTCGGGCACGAGCTGTACCAGAATGGCAGCTTTGCCTGGGAAACCTTGCTGGTGACGATCGGCTACCCGATCTATTTCGTGTTGCGGCGACGCTGCCGCACCGACCACCTCGGTGGCCTGTGGTGCGACATGTGCCTGTTGCTGCCCTGGGCTGTCTATTTCGTCACCCAGGGGCCGTTGTCGGCGGCCGACCTGCACCAGCACCCCGGCCTCTACGGGCTGATCCCGCTGCTGGGGGCGATCAGCGCCTGTGCACTGATCGCCTACGTACTGGCCAGCCGCCTGTTGCCGTTCAGCCTGTTTGGCCTGCTCAGCTACGTCGAGCCGGTGTTGCTGGTGGGCGTCGCCCTGCTGCTGGGCGAAACCATCGGCCCGGATCAGTGGCTGACCTACCTGCCGATCTGGGCCGCGGTGCTGGTGCTGGTACTCGAAGGCTTCAAGCACCTGCTGCGTCAGCGTCGGCGCTCGGTGTAA